The window GGTGGTTGAACATCCTGGCAGGGTTGCATTTCTGGTTGTGGATACCATTGTATTAATTGGAACAGGAGCTTTGACTATAGCACAGACATCACAGGTATTTGATTGCACCATCTTTTTGTATTAGATTGTCTTAAAAGTCAAAGGGTTGCTGAAACTCATTATGTCATAGGTTAAAAGCTCAAAACCTGTTGACATTATAatgaaattccaaatcaaatttgTAGATACTTCACCTCTGCAGGagattgattgatttgagatttgTTATAatttctttgtatttatttgaacATTTATAAAGTGCAATGGAAATTTGAAATCTAGATAATACAATGAGGTTTGCATGAGTTTCCTTGAAAGCTGAAAGTTTATGATAGGCCTGATTAGAATTGTATATAATTAACGCAAGAATTTGATTGCAGTAAAGAGTAGTTGGAAAGTGCATATTTTTAGGATTAAGTGGGTGCTATGAGCTTTGGCAGCACATGAAATGGAAATTGGGACGAAGATTTGGACACATGAATGATTTGGGATTTGAATAGAGAAAAGAATAATACTACGGTTTACGGTTTTACTTAATTATTTGTTAACTTGGGTGGGTTAAAGTTAAAAACCAACATGGTTTTATGTAGGGTCAGCTTCACAATGGGGGTTCCAGGAATCGAATTCGATCCTATGTCAACAAATTCGTGGTTGGGGTACTTATGTGTGTAATGGCTGTCCTTGTGTATTTACTGTATAACATAAGTCATCACATTTGATGAAAAAGGTGTCAAATTCCAAAACCTTGAAGGTACTTTCATGGTAATTTTAAAATTCTGTCATTTTGTTAATTGCTTTTCATTAGTGGAAAGAGATTCTCACAATAATTTCCCTCAAAGTATATCtcaaaatgcatcaaaagaaccGGTATTTAAGTGCACCTTCACTTTTAATTTGATATCTAGTCAAACTTATGATGGAGCTAGAAAGACAAAAGCAGTAATGCTTGTCAATCTTTTGTTAAATGGTTGCTTTAGATTTAATAGAGTGACCCAATGGTTGGGAAGTGAGGGTGAGTTTGGGTTATAAATACCTGTCAGTAGTGAAAGTTTTTGAGGTGGTGTTGATGTTTAATTCAACTCCTTAAAAACAATGGCTATTaaatgcttctttttttcttttgggtgtgCAGATTGCACGGAACATCACCACTAACGAAATGGCAAATGTTGCCCGTTATGGATATCTTCGAGGCCCAGATGGACGGTTTCGCAACCCCTATAACCATGGTTGCCGAAAGAATTGCACTGACTTTCTCATACATGGGTACACTGATGACAATGAGATTGCTTGGCCATCACTGCAGCAAACCACCAATTAGAGCTACTATGACAAGAGGCTGCCATTCAACTTGGGTTTCTTACAGAATACAGACCCTCTAAATTTTAATGATCGTCACATGTTTGAGTCATGTGGAATTGAGAGTTCGGGCTCCAGTTGGATGTTTCGTCATCACTGCCTCCCTGTATACACTGCGTGACTATTGTTGGAGGCAAATTTTCATGCTGCTCTGCAGGTTtggattcttttattttttgtgttcaAGAGTCCCAACCGCGTTGTACAAGTTTGGGCTATGCACATACCATGTGATACATTCACTGTGATGGCAAATCCTGGACATGCCCGATTGGCGTCCAGTCCCCTGCCACTGGGGAGTGGGTTGTGGAATGTAACAACAGCAGATCAACTTTACTTTTCTgtgtaccaaaaataaatattttgctACATATGTACCAATCTCACTGTGCAAAATCAGAAGTAGTTAGTCATTTTTGtaattgctttttctttttgttattattatttaccATGGAATGGTAGCCCTTTTGTATTTGGCCATGCAGCCGGAACTGATATTTGCCTAAATTGAGAAGTGCTCAGTTTTAGTTTGGATTTTGAAAGAAGGGAAGCTCCAGTTATGCCCATAGTTGACCAAATGGCCTGACACTGCAGACATTATTGCCTTAGGTGCTAATCATTtcctaaccctttttttttttttttttcaacaaggGTCCTCCTAGTCCTAGGCTTCACTGCAGAGAGTAAATCAATTTGCTTGActatgttttttgttttaatggaGCTCAATTTCTAAATTCACACATGATAGAATCTAGTGGGGAAAACAGTGTTCAGGGTGTTAAAATTGACAGTCTGTGTACACAGGGGATTGATGGAGAGAGAACAAGGAAGCAGTGGTGGTCTAGTTCAGGAGGGGAGGAGTGGCTTGGGACCGATGGAGAGCAAGGAGGACCCAGTGGCTAAAAGGAGCAGAGGTCAATGGAGCATGATGGTTGCGATGAGTAGATGGCCAGGGTGACGGAGGGTGGTGGGTATGAGGAGCAGAGATCAGGGGGAGCACAATGATTTATTCCCCAATGCAACATGATCATGCTGGAGAGCCAGATCCCACTCTTCGAACTCGATTGTCTTCTAGGTCTCTAGATTGGTGAGAGTTTTCCCTCTATTCTTCCATTAATGCCGACGGACAAACTGCTAAGTGGGTTAAGCAACCAATACCACCACCCAGATGGGCCGCCACTGCCTGGATTTATTCTGGTTAGCCTCTTGTTACGAGGGTGAAATTTAGGGAGGAAGAGGTAGCAGACGAGCAGTGACAACGGCTGATCAAGTATGTGACAGACTTAAGGGGGGCATGTATGAAGTTCAGGAAGTGAGTATCCCCTGACCTGCAACCAAAATCTAGCAGTGGAGTGAATATGAGCTAGGCAATTTCCACTCATGGCACATGTCCGGCTCTCTCTCCCCTGCTTTCTCCTCACCCCGACACATTTGCTGAGGTGTAATGCCTTAAGCTAGCACGATCGCTGCTAGGCTTGGCTTGGATCATGAGGGCGGATATGCCTTGCGGAGAGGAAAGTGtgtagaaggaaaataaaatcatgggagggggtgggaagtcaagggTAAGCTTTGGTCTCGTTCCtggaagcttcttgggtttctcAGAAGCTTTCCATGGTGCTCTGGGAGAAAagctttctttgcttcttgGGTTTCTCAGAAGCTTTCCATGGTGCTCTGGAAGAAAAGCTTTCTCTGTTGTTTTACATGGGGCAGGCTTGGAGGATTTTCTTCCAATGACAAGCACAGATTTAGCATAGCAGGGCATGGCCGGGGCGAGCAGGGCGGGGCAGGAGAGAAGAAGCCTAAGCCAGAGcctgagaggaagaagggaaggatctGGCATAATACTTTCTTTAAAAGTGAGTTTACAAGTAACAACCCATCCTGGCTTCCTATAACCCAGCAAAAGCATTTGCGAGGGTAGAAAAGTCAAAATGAACTGAATTGCTTCACTGCATATAATGCCAAGAAAGCTCGGCCCAAGAGATGGGGAGTGCCCTCATCCTAACAGATTCAACTTCCATCGcataattctaaaaaaaaaaatagacatcgTATGAACAGAAACAGAGGGCATTAGATTAATCAGCATAAAATGGACCAGTTTGGGAGGATTACACCAGCAAATAGTAGATTTATTATAGTCTAAGCAACTTCATATCAAGAAGACTCAACCTTGTTGTATGCCACTGGGCCATGTCTGATTCTTCACAGGTTCTAGAATACCTTCGATCTCCCTAATACTTCCCTCATCCTTCCCAACAGAAACGAGTTCCAAAGCGGCAGCAACATTTTCCTTCACCTGGCGTTCAAGGGCCAAGGGTTAGTTAATGTGTTAAATGTATGAGTATGACAGAAATTAACAACTGGATGCCTCAAGTAAATTgcatctcagcatagacctttGAAAAGTGGTATAAGGCTATAACTATGCAGAAGTGAACATTTGACAATCTTGAGTATTGCCCTAATACCACACATATCTCTAGCATCCAGTAGGGTTGGGGAGCATGAAAGTGCAATGgggaaaaggataaaaaaacaGACAGTAGAATGTTGGTTTTATGAAGCTGTTCTGGTCATGATAACTTTTGTTTTACCAAGTTCAGGGTAGAAACTTAGACCCTTCAATCTACATCCACCCCGATGATAAGCCAGTCAGCATGATAATTTGACAAACCAGACAATCATCCAACTcagaataaagataaaataagaagggggaagaagcaCAGAAAGTAAAAACAATTCTCATCAATCAATCCACTATGTGCCTAGTATATCCAAGCAAAGTTCTCACACCAGGCAGCATAATTACATGGGACGAAACATCTATAAGAAAATGCAGATGATTGCACTTTTAAAGTTTCTTGCTGATGCAACTCTAAGCACACAGAGAGATGTATTTATTTCGAAGCTTCTTCTAGTTATGTCACACAAAACTGGAGAACAATGGCAGGAGTTTCTTAACATATTCAAGTTAAGGGGAAATATAGGGAAGATTTTCAGTTCTAACAGATATATGGATAAAATTAGATTGACCACCCTGTAGTCTGTAGTCCTGCCACATGTCAAACCATTAAAGTAATACATCTGCCCTTCATAGTTTTTGTGATGCTAGAATAACTCCAAAGCTGCTAAAAAATGTAGTAGAACTGTAGAAAATACAAATCCCATATCACCAATGAACAAATCATGGAAAAGGCATCCCAGAAGGACTAGCGGACGACAATCAAACAAGTCTCAAAACAAATGGAAGATATCATAAACAATGAGTAGACTCAGGCCAGTCTCATATTGAAGAGTTCTATAACCTACAGTGAGTGCTTTATGCCTCAGATCGAAACATCACTTATAGGAACTTATCAACAACAAAGGTGTTTCTTTTGCAGTTATAATGAATTTAACAGTAAACTCAGAAGCCACATCTCATAGGAAGTGTCTTCATTTTGCAAACTAAAACACGATGGCATTGCACATGTTACTATGTTAGTATTGAAAGAGAGGCAACGGTATTATCCACACTGTCAACTAATATCACTTCCAAAATAACTAAACACACAGCATTTAGGTTAATGAAATGTGAAATCAATGAACATGAAGAATAAGAACCTGTCGAATGGAGTTCATGCCAATCAGCACAGAAGAAATTTCCTTGTTTGACAAGCTGTACTGCAAAGCTAACTTTGAAATattcttccctttctccttGCAATGGGCTGCCACAGCTTGGCATGCAGACTGTTAAAATGAGACAGATTTAAGATCAAAACTTAAACATTAACAAAGTGAATGAATCATAAAGCTCAAAAATATGAACTCCATAAAATGATCTTCTACTAAAAGTCTACTAAAAAGACAATTAATTGAATAGTCACAACATCTTTTAAAAAGGGAGCATatgacaacaacaataacaatggAGGAAGTGCATTACAGTTTCTTCAACCATAAGAAACAAATATAGTTTTCTCTAGTTCATAATATATGTAAACTCCATATCCATTAATCACAACCTTGTTGAGGCAACCCAACTTTCAACAAAAGCAATATGGGATTTCATAAAACCTTTTTACAGTTCCCACAAAACTGGAAACCAGTATCCATGGACTAAAAAAGCTTACGCAACAGTTTGTTTGCCCTGGGAATGAAGCTCCAAGAATTCAGCTTTTGTAGTCCAGTGATGAATTCAATCATCTACTCAAACCAAAAGATTTGAAACCTTCAAAGAAGTGACTATTGGTCTGTTATGAACTCAAGCTTGTAAATTGTAGGGATATCTTTCCATGAATGATAAAAATTCTAGACTTAAGGATTTAAGAAGTGTGAGCATTCCTTACCCTAGGCTTCAGGCAGTCTAATCGTTGAATGGTACCAAGATTACAcacaaagaataagaagaacaaaagaaaagggacTACCTTGAGTTCTTGCGAAGCTGGGTGCCACTCAGGCGGACCATTCTCCGTGAGAAGGCCCATTGAAAGTGGAGAAGCGCTGATAACACCAACCCCTTTGCTCTTCAAGTAAGGAAGCAGATCTTCAAGAGTGGAATCATTAATGCTATAGTGGCAATAGGACAGAATCACGTCGACTGAACCAGGTGGAACTCGATCAAGCACGTAAGTGAAAATACCCAATGGAAGTCCCGTTATACCAATAAAGCGGATCTTTCCTGCTTCCTTCAATTTCTGAAGCGCAGGGATCGTCTCGTTTACTATCTGTAGAAACACGCAATCCATTTCAAGCTtcagaaaatccaaataaagcaaagaagaaaaaacaaattaatagtAACAAAAACAAAGATGACCTGATCAAGAGACCCAAATTCGATATCATGGCAGTGAAGTATATCCACATAATCCAGTTTCAATCTAGCCAAGCTCTCGTCGATACTCCTCGTGACTCTCTCCGCACTAAAATCGAAACCCTCGATGTAGCGTCCGCACTTTGTCGCCACTATAAACTCATTTCTGGGGACCCCTAGAGCTTTCAGAGAATTCCCGAGGACCTTCTCTGACAACGTTCCTCCGTAAAACCTGCAAGATTGACAGGCATAGAAGAATCTCTTAAggaaaaatgagaaaacaatGAGAGACATTACAGAAACTTGCAAAGTTCAAATGAATTTGAGTGACCAACGGAGAGGTGTCAAAGAAATTGATGCCGGAATTGAACGCTTCACGGACGGAACCGATGGCTTCTTCTTCAGGGACTGTGCCAAAGACGTTGCCGAGAGGAGAGGCACCGAAGCCAACGGAGCTGACCTTGAGGCCTGTGTTCCCGAGCTCCCGAAGCTCGAGCTTCGCTTCAGTTGACATCATCGTTTCCAGCTAAAATCCTCGCGCCCACACGGCCACACCACTGACGAAGTAAACAGACCACGATAAATTTAACCGTAAAACACCACCGCACTGGATATCGCTATCCGGCCATGTGGACACTGCGCAAGCACGGGACCAACCAGGCAACCATTGGTATAATGGTCTTTTTGTCACACCGGCATCTTGGCACAGTGgtgctcattttttttttcctttttttttttttttttagggggagggggaaataaaaaactatGTTCTGCTACCACAGGAAATACCAACTCACGATGAGACAGCATGCCAGCATCTTCAATGGTCTGGAGTCTGGACATAGGGTGAGTTGGTGTTTTTTGCACGTCCTATCTCTTGGGTGTTTCCTGCATCAacaagactttttttttaatcaaagaaaataaagaaatattgCACATTAGATAGAGGTAGAGAACAATATCAGATAGCCCACGTACACATCGACGCCCGCAACTAATGGGATGTGCAAGGAAGCATCTTCAGTATAGATGCGACTTGGTGCAGAGACAGATTATTGGATAGCATTCTTTATTCCATAATTTTATAATTCTATTCAGACTTCCTTCAAATCAAAACATGAGTTGTCAAAAATTGACTCCCCAAATCTGAGAAAAAATGCAAAAGTGTATTACtattttcatcaattttttttttctctattcttttaGCCCATTGAGGCAAAAGACAACTACTCTCTTCCGATTTAGAGTCCATCACGTACCTTCACCAAGGGAATACAACAAATACTCTTCGCGGTCAATTTAGAGAATCTTTCCCTATCTTAAGCTTTGAGAATGAGGCTTCCTTACAGTTGATGGTTAAGCCaagaataaataattaataaaattataaatcttGACCATACACACAAATAAATAAGGtataaaattataaatcttGACCATACACACAATTGATTCATTGCGAGAAAACTTTTGATGGATGTTGTATGCTTGTATTGAATTAGGATCTTCCGTTATAACTTAAACTTTTGAGTTGGATACTTAACATAATGTAAATTCTACCAAAATAATCACCATGGTTTCAAAGTtagg is drawn from Macadamia integrifolia cultivar HAES 741 chromosome 7, SCU_Mint_v3, whole genome shotgun sequence and contains these coding sequences:
- the LOC122083448 gene encoding L-galactose dehydrogenase — its product is MMSTEAKLELRELGNTGLKVSSVGFGASPLGNVFGTVPEEEAIGSVREAFNSGINFFDTSPFYGGTLSEKVLGNSLKALGVPRNEFIVATKCGRYIEGFDFSAERVTRSIDESLARLKLDYVDILHCHDIEFGSLDQIVNETIPALQKLKEAGKIRFIGITGLPLGIFTYVLDRVPPGSVDVILSYCHYSINDSTLEDLLPYLKSKGVGVISASPLSMGLLTENGPPEWHPASQELKSACQAVAAHCKEKGKNISKLALQYSLSNKEISSVLIGMNSIRQVKENVAAALELVSVGKDEGSIREIEGILEPVKNQTWPSGIQQG